One Phaseolus vulgaris cultivar G19833 chromosome 2, P. vulgaris v2.0, whole genome shotgun sequence DNA window includes the following coding sequences:
- the LOC137810746 gene encoding beta-1,3-galactosyltransferase GALT1, translating to MKKLYGGVLVASLFMLFMLMILRNGIMKTSIGQGYLTIPILVNGTNPLAWINPTLPAAIQNPDDHSQVISSDILVSSLFAGSNFSKDEQQALQTWNQLNHLIDHTQGLPSAAEAIKEAASAWNSLISSIEEQKQGRANDSSRTKEKQCPHFLNKMNSTELGNSSYKMQVPCGLTQGSSITVIGIPNGFLGNFRIDLTGEPLPGEPDPPIILHYNVRLHGDKITEDPVIVQNTWTIAHDWGEEDRCPSPTPKKVEKVDELEQCNKIVGKNISQLHTAGMHSHTSRESLTTEEQSMNRKYFPFKQGYPFVATLRVGSEGIQMTVDGKHVTSFAFRETLEPWLVSEIKISGDIKLISILASGLPTSEDSEHIIDLESLKSSPISAQTPLDLFIGVFSTANNFKRRMAVRRTWMQYNAVRSNMTAVRFFVGLHKSPIVNEELWREAQTYGDVQLMPFVDYYSLITWKTLAICLFGTQVSAKFVMKTDDDAFVRVDEVLGSLHRINVDHGLLYGLINSDSRPHRNTDSKWYISPEEWSEGTYPPWAHGPGYVVSHDIARTVAKKFRENHLKMFKLEDVAMGIWIADMKKEGVDVRCENEDRVYPEGCKDGYVVAHYQGPREMLCLWQKLEEGKGAKCCGDRK from the exons ATGAAAAAGTTGTATGGAGGAGTTCTGGTTGCTTCACTGTTTATGTTGTTTATGCTTATGATCCTGCGAAATGGGATCATGAAAACTTCTATTGGTCAAGGTTATTTGACTATTCCTATCCTGGTTAATGGAACTAATCCTCTAGCATGGATAAATCCCACACTACCAGCTGCTATTCAAAATCCAGATGATCATTCTCAAGTTATTTCTTCTGATATTTTAGTATCTAGCCTCTTTGCTGGGAGCAACTTTTCCAAAGACGAGCAACAAGCTCTGCAGACATGGAACCAATTGAACCACTTAATTGATCACACTCAGGGTTTACCCAGTGCAGCAGAAGCCATAAAGGAGGCTGCCAGTGCATGGAACTCTCTTATTTCCTCAATTGAAGAGCAAAAACAAGGTCGTGCAAATGATAGTTCAAGAACTAAAGAGAAGCAATGTCCCCACTTTCTTAATAAAATGAATTCCACTGAACTTGGTAACAGTAGTTACAAAATGCAAGTACCTTGTGGCTTGACACAAGGTTCTTCCATCACTGTAATTGGCATTCCGAACGGCTTTTTAGGTAATTTTCGGATTGACTTGACTGGAGAACCACTTCCTGGGGAACCCGATCCACCAATTATTTTACACTATAATGTTCGCCTGCATGGGGATAAAATCACTGAAGATCCAGTAATTGTCCAAAACACCTGGACTATAGCTCATGATTGGGGTGAGGAGGATCGTTGTCCATCCCCTACTCCTAAAAAGGTCGAAAAAG TTGATGAATTGGAGCAGTGTAATAAGATTGTAGGGAAGAACATTAGCCAACTTCACACAGCTGGGATGCATTCCCACACTTCAAGAGAATCTTTAACAACGGAAGAACAATCGATGAATAGGAAATACTTTCCTTTTAAGCAGGGTTACCCATTTGTTGCAACTTTAAGGGTGGGATCTGAGGGAATCCAGATGACAGTTGATGGAAAGCACGTAACTTCATTTGCTTTTCGTGAA ACGTTGGAGCCATGGCTTGTCAGTGAAATAAAAATCTCAGGGGACATCAAATTAATATCTATTCTTGCTAGTGGTCTGCCCACATCAGAGGATTCAGAGCATATAATTGACCTAGAATCATTGAAATCAAGTCCTATATCTGCACAGACCCCATTGGATCTCTTCATTGGTGTTTTCTCTACTGCTAACAATTTTAAACGTCGAATGGCTGTTAGAAGAACCTGGATGCAGTACAATGCTGTTCGATCAAATATGACAGCTGTGCGCTTCTTTGTTGGTTTG CATAAAAGCCCAATAGTTAATGAAGAGCTGTGGAGGGAAGCACAAACTTATGGAGACGTGCAGCTGATGCCATTTGTTGACTACTACAGCCTCATCACGTGGAAAACTTTGGCAATCTGCCTTTTTGGG ACACAAGTTTCGGCAAAGTTTGTCATGAAGACGGATGATGATGCGTTTGTCAGGGTAGATGAAGTTCTAGGCTCTTTGCACAGGATCAATGTTGATCATGGGTTACTGTATGGACTCATCAATTCGGATTCCAGACCTCATCGAAATACAGATAGCAAATGGTACATCAGCCCAGAG GAATGGAGCGAAGGAACTTATCCTCCTTGGGCACATGGTCCCGGCTATGTGGTCTCACACGATATAGCAAGAACGGTTGCCAAGAAATTCAGAGAGAACCATTTGAAG ATGTTTAAATTAGAAGACGTTGCAATGGGAATTTGGATTGCAGACATGAAGAAGGAAGGTGTAGATGTTCGGTGTGAGAATGAGGACAGAGTGTATCCTGAGGGTTGTAAGGATGGTTATGTGGTTGCCCATTACCAGGGCCCTAGGGAGATGCTCTGTTTGTGGCAGAAACTTGAAGAAGGAAAAGGTGCAAAATGCTGTGGTGATAGGAAATGA